GGCTGCAGGTACTTTGATCTCGCGCGCTTCAACGTCCAGGACGATATCGCCAGGTACGGTCGGCCTGCTCGCCGGAACGGGCATGGCGCTGGAGCCGTTCAGAGCCGCCTGGATGGCAGCGGTCGCGGCCGCCAGGTCGCCTGCGCGCACAAGGCGCGTGGCGTCCTGCATCAACTGTTGAAAGTTCGGTTGCATGGTTTCCTGGTAAGCGTCAACGGATGCGTTTGCTCAACGCAGCCCTCACCGCAGGACTGGCGTGCAGGGCACCCAGGACGGTCAGCGAGGAGATCGTGGCGAGCGCCAGTTCAGGCGTGACGGACGGGTCAATAGTGGCCAGGCCGAGCACCCGGACATCGAGCTTCTCGCCGGCAGCCCTCAGCGCCTGCAGGTCCGCCTTGGTCAGGTGGAGGACACCCAACGACAGCGTCTTGCGCGCCGCCGCCTGTCGCACTGAGTCGCCATGGACGGTCAGCAGGTTCCTGGTGGCCGTGCGGATGAAGTCCGTGCGGTTGGCGTAGAAGCCTTCCTGCACCAGCAGGTCGATCTGCCCCAGGTCCACGCAACCCAGGTTGATGGTGATCTTCTCGTCCTGTGGCTTGGGCGCGGCGCTTAGGGACTTGCTGCTGGCTCTCGGCATGGAACCATCTTAGCACCATCCACTTGGATGGCAAGTAGCGTCAAGATGAGCCGCTTCACGGCTTCGGGGGAAGGTGCTGAAGTCCACCAATGGAATGAGGCGCAGCGTCAGTGCTCAGGGTGGAGCCGCGTGCACAATGCACCTGCGACTTTTCACTTGGGGGAACTGCCATGAATCCTCAGCAGTATGAAAAGGTCAAGTCCGCGAGTGGCTTCATTGCCGCGCTCGACCAGAGTGGGGGCAGCACGTCGAAGGCGCTGAGCCTCTACGGGATCAAGCCCGAGTCCTATTCGGGCGACCAGCAGATGTTCGATCTGATGCACGCCATGCGCACCCGGATCATGACCAGCCCCGTGTTCAACGGGGATCGAATCCTGGGCGTGATCCTGTTCGAGCAGACGATGGACCGCGAGATCGAGGCGCGCGGAAGCGCCGACTACCTCTGGTCGGTCAAGCAGGTCGTTCCATTCCTGAAGGTCGACAAAGGCCTGGCCGACGAGGCAAACGGCGTGCAGGTGATGAAGCCGATGCCCAACCTCGACTCCTTGCTGGCGCGAGCCAAAGGCAAGGGCGTATTCGGAACGAAGATGCGCTCCGTCGTGAAGCACGCCGAAGCCGGAGGCATCGAGGACGTCGTCAACCAGCAGTTCACAATCGGCAAGCAGATACTGGCTGCGGGCCTCATTCCCATCCTCGAACCAGAAGTCGACATCCACGCTCCGGACAAGCCAGGCGCCGAGCGCCTGCTCAAGGCGGCCATACTCGGGCACCTCGACACGCTCGGGCCTGAGCAACAGGTGATGCTGAAGCTCACGATTCCAACCGTCGACGACTTTTTTGCGGATCTCGTGGCGCATCCGAACGTGCTGCGCGTGGTCGCCCTCTCGGGAGGCTACTCGCGCGAGGAGGCGAACACGTTGCTGGCGCGTAACCATGGCGTGATTGCGAGCTTTTCACGGGCGTTGACCGAAGGGCTCACTGCGCAGCAGAGCGAGGAAGCGTTCAACCGGGCTCTGGACGCATCCATCGCGAGCATCTATCACGCATCGGGAACGTAGGCACCTTGCGGCGCGTCGATGGGCGCGTTCCTGGAAGAAATCGCGCATTGCTACGGCGCCATCACCTCAAGAAGCTTTGGGGCACACTGCGAGCATCACGAAAAGCCCAGGGGGTGTCGGCGTGGATTTCCTGCCTCTATCGGTTCTTCAGTCGCTCTTGCTGGTGCCGCTGACACTGCTGCCCATCATCAACCCGGTGGGCACCGCGCCCATCGTCCTGGCCTCGGCCGGCTACAAGGACCTCGTGCTGAAACGACTTTCGCGCCAGGTAGCGATCAACTCCTGGATCGTCATCGTCGCCTCGATGTTGATCGGCACCTATGTGCTGGAATTGTTCGGCATCTCCCTGCCCGTCGTGCGCGTCGGCGGCGGCCTGCTGGTGGCCTACAGCGGATGGAACATGCTGACCGGCAATGAGATCGACAAGCTCCGCGAGGCCGTGGCCGAAACGTCCAGCCCCGACCTCAGCGAGAGTGAAATTGCGCAGCGCAGTTTCTACCCGTTGACCTTCCCGCTGACCACCGGCCCGGGGTCCATCGCTGCCTCTATCGCCTTGGGCACGCAGTGGCAGCCCACGCCCCTGTACTACTACCTGATGGGCGCCGGCGTTGCCGTGATCGGGGCGGCGGTCACCGCCTCGGTCATCTACGTTGTGTTTCGCAACGCCGGCCGCCTGCTGATGCGCTTGGGCGAGGTGGGCACCCTGGTGATGATGCGGATGATGGCCTTTGTGTTGTTGTGCATCGGTATCCAGATCTTTTGGACCGGCTGGGTGGAACTGAACCGGCTTGCCAGGTGATGCGCGATTGTGGCGGCTGCGAGCGGCACACGCTCTCTCTTGGACCTTTGGCATCCTGTTGATGTCCGCTAGTGGCCGAAAGCAGCCGCTGCCTGGGCGAGCCCCATTCCACCGCGGCTTTGAGACCCATGTCAGAGCGCGCGGCTATTGGTCGCTGCGCCGATGTCCATGTGCAGGCGCAAGGACGCACTTGTGCGTCCGCTTCGAATGACCTGCTAGCCATCAGCACCGCCACTACTCGGCTTCTCAACGCAATGCGCGTGATTTGCACTTGTCGCCGGACTCCAACTGGCGCTTGGACATGGTGGTATACCTAACTTATAGTGCACATCATTCAGATGAATAACACCTTACGGTGACTGATAACGCCGACGTGCCCACTTGGTTCAAACCATGGCCTGATGCACGCGTGCCATCGGGCGGCGCCTGGAGCGTAGTTGCGGCGGCGCTCCTGGTCGCTGCCTGCTCCCACCCGGTTCCCCTCGAGCCGGTATCTGGGCAGCCCCCCCTGGTCAGGCGCACAGATGCGCGGGTCGGTATTGTGTACGCCGGCGGCGCTGGGGTCGTGACGATCGGCCGCTGGGGGCACTACCTGGAAGTGGGGCAGGCAAGCGTCGCCCACTTCGATCAGGCATTCGCAACGATGTTCTCAGAGGTCACCCCGCTGCCGAACTCGCCGGCATGGCGGGAACTCGGCACCCCTTTGGACGGTGTGATGGAGGTGCAGCGCACTGACGCGACCCTGGAGAACGGCAACAACTTTGGCCGGCGCGAAGGGGCGCGGCCAGACGTCGTGCGCATCGGCTATCGGATATGCCTCTTCGAGCCGAGCGGCGTGGAGGTTCGGTGCTGGTCACCGACAGCCACGGAGACACGCCAGCGCGAATCGAAAGAGTGTGAGCGTCTGGAACTGTGTTGGGCTGCGCTGACCCAGGCGGCCATGCGTAGCGCGATTGCGCGCTTTCTCGTCGACGCGCAGAGCGACCCGGCGATGCTGGCCTGGGCTGCTAGGCTGCGTTCCGGAGGCACAAGACCGTGAGACGGTGGGCTGTATCGGCCGTGGCCGGGTTCGTGGCGATGCTCGCCTGCTTCGGCGCCGCTGTACAGGCCAGCCCACCCGTCGCGGTTGGTATCGTGTCATGGCCAACGGATGCTGAAGGCGCGCGCCCCGGCCCGGACCCCGTCGAAGAGTGCCTGGCGCGCAGCATGCACGACGCCGCTCCCGAAATCACGATCACGCGGCAGCGCGCGGTCCGCGATGCGCTGTACCCCTGGCTCGAACGGTCCACCGAGCCCGCGTCAGAGGCGGGCTTCAGCGAATTGCTCGCACGAGAGGAGGTGCGGGCGCGTCTATCGACCATGGGACTACGTGCGCTGGTGGCGTTTACCGCGCAAGAGCACAAAGGCGAGGATCAAGGTTTCGTGACGTGCGGCGGCGGTTTCGGATATGGTGGCTGTCTCGGCTACAGCAGGCGCTTTGAGTCCACTGCTTTGGGCGCCTCCTTATGGCGTACCGACGGTGCCCCGGTGCCCGTGCGACACGAGAGCACGCTTGCCGAAGGCAACACGGTGATAGCCGGGCTCCTGTTGCCCGTGTTCAGTCGTGCCCGCACGCTGGAGACCGCATGCCGGGACCTCGCGGCCCGGTTAGCGCAAGCCATTCGCGAGACTTCGACGCCCCAACCGGATGCGCAGTGACACCCATCAGGGCGGTGCGGCGAGGCAGGGAGCCTTTACAAGACCGTCGCAAACACGCGCTCGCGGTCGTGGATACGCACAGTCCAGGGGCTTCCTGAACACAGTGACGTGAGCGCCACCATGATCTACACGCACGCTGAGACTTTAGCGAACGAGAGTGCGCGATGACGCCTACCCCGCCGCTCAGTTCGAACGTTAGGCCGATTCTCATGTTGCACCGCACGGGACTTGGAATTCATCCCGATCAATACTCGGTCGCCTCTTGAGGACACCAATGCATTTTCGCAACTACCTACGCTTTGCGGCAGTGCTCCTAGTTGCCGTGCTTTGCGCTTGTGCCGGCGCTCCTTTCCCTCCGCGCACTGTTCTTCTAGGGGAGGTCGTCGGGGTAGCGGAACTCAACGAGATCCGCGATGGCATCAAGTCCGGGCCAGCCCGTGTTGGTCCAGCAGTGTGGCTCGCAAGCGCCTGCGGATACGAAAAGGCCAACGTACCAGAAGGCGAAGCCGTGTTAGTGCGGTACTTTTACTACTGGCACAACACCGCTGCTGGCGTTCTTCACTACGACCCAAAGTGGGTGACCGTCGGGCAGGGGGTGCAAGTCAAGAAGGGCAACTTAGTCGAAGTGGAACTAACGCCCCCTGCCGCCGGAAATTCTGACGAGCACTGCCCCCGAATTCGCACAGTTCGTGGAGCGAGCCTTGAAGAGGCTCAATGCGCTTATCGCAAGAATGAACGAGGCGGCTTTTTTGCCGTATTGAACATGGCAAATCCGATCGGCGGTCCGGGCTCGGCGTCAATATACTGCCCAAATCTCGAGACCTCGGGCTGGACAAAGGTTCAGATCGGCCCTTACGATGCCATGGCTTGGATCAAAACCCCTCCGCAATAGGTTTTGTCTCGGGAGAAAATATGAATGGAATTCATTCGTTGGCGCGACCCCGTGATGGGATAGCGGCCTTCCGACTGTTCTTGCTTGCTGCGATCCTTGCTATCGTGGGGTGTGGTCACCGCGTTACCGGCACGCTTCGGGTTTCCGAAGGGCTCGGTACGCCAGTGCAGGAGGAAGGGACGCTAATTCTTGTTGAAGTGATAACACCCTTGACCCGCGAACAAGCGCTGGAACTGTTTCGCCCAGCAGATCTCCAAGCAGCGGGACTCAAGGAGAGCGATGTGAGCGCGGGAACCGCAGTATTCGTCTCGCCTTGGGCACAAAGCCAGACCGTCTTTTCCCCGGGTCGGGGCCTTTACGCGCTCGTGAGCCCTGAGGCCGCATTGCTGAAAGCGGGGGTCAGCAATTGCAACCCGCGCGGGTGTTCGTACGGCGGAGACGCAGCTGCCATTCGAGTGGCGAAAAGACCTGCAGGTGGTGCCGGCGAGCCAGTTCTTTATCTTGTTGAAAGCATAGTTGAGCCTAGCAGTGTTCAAGGCGATTGCGCCTACGTCCCGCGCGGCGGGCGGCGAGCATTGCATTGCAAGAGCTTGGACTCCAAGGGTTGGGAGTGGCAAGGGGAGATTTTCTTGAAGCGGCCTCCGCGATAGTTGCACTGCCTGAGGTAACGGGCGCTGCTAGCCATGGACTTCCCCTTTCGAGCGAGTTGATGAGAGTTCGCACTTCCACTCAGTTGCCGGTCGCCGCAATGCGGCTAGTTCGGGACGGGGGAAGTCCCTTTCTTTCGTTAGGCCTCAACAGGGGGAAATCGAGATGCGGGCACTAGCAGCGTTGGCTCTTTCTGCGTTCGGCCTTGCGGGTTGCACCAGTGCCGGCTTCGGCAAGTCAATTGCCGAGGGCCCCGACGGAGAAACGTATGTCCTGCGCGATGTCGGGCGTCTTACAGTGGGCAGCGGCGATACCATGAAGGAACGGCTGCTACAGGACGCGGAAGCGCTCTGCACAGGCAAGGGAAAGACGGTAGAAGTCGTCTCCGCCAGCGCGAGGGACGCCATCCCAATGGATCGGGTCCCCTCGGCGATGGTCAAGGTTCGATGCGTTTCGAAGTAGCCCGCGCCACGGCGTCGCCTAAGCCCTCGGTCGGAGGCGACTCCTTGCACCCACATCCGGATGGACGCTGGCGTCGCTAGGCCCCGCCCTGTAACGGCTACGCCAGCACCATCGGCATCTCGTCCCAACGCGTGGTGTACCGCGGCGTGCGGCGTTCGCGCTTGGCCGCCCAACTGCGTGTCTCCGAGCCGCCGCTGACCAGCGTTGCGCTGCCAATCCGCACCGAGTCGCGGCCAAAACGCTGATTGAGGGTGTCCATGGCGTCCATCAGTTTGCTGCGATCGCGCCCGGTCGATCGCGGCATCTCGGCGGTTCCTGACACTGACGAGAACAGGTCGAGCTCGCCCTGCTGCCCGGCGTCCGCTTCCTGCAGGTCCACGAGCATGACGCCTGCCTTGGCGTAGTTGAACCCGGAGCGATACAGGCGCCGCACTCCTTCCATTGCGGTGCCGACCAGGAGCGTCGAATCTGCGCTCGGGCGGATCAGAGGGAACGTTGCGTTTGCCTCATGCTGGCGGTCGTTCTTGCGAAAAGGGCTGGTGCTGAAAAACACGCTGATCGCGCCGGCGACGCTGCCTTGGTTACGCAACTTCTCGGCCGCGCGTGAGGCAAACTCGCTGACAGCCTCGACGATCTCGTCGGCGGACGTGATCGACTTCCCGAAGGACCGGGAGACGAGAATCTGCTTGTTTGGCGCCGGGCTGTCGTCGATCGACAGACATGCCGTTCCGCGCAGCTCAAGCAGCGTCTTCTCGACCACCACGCTGAGGCTCTTGCGGATCGCCGCGGCGTCAGCGCGCACGAAATCGAGCACCGTGCGCACGCCGGCGTCATTCAGCTTGGCTGTGGTGCGCTTGCCGATGCCCCACACCTCGCCAACCTCGGTCGCGGAGAAGATCAGCTCCAGGTCCCCGCGACTCATCTCGCCCACGTTGCAGACCCGTGCCAAGTGCGCCGGGTAGGAGCCGGGCTTGCGTTCCGCGGACTTGGCGACATGGTTGGCCAGTTTGGCCAGGGTCTTCGTCGGTCCGAGCCCAACGCAGGTTGCCAGTCCGACCTCTCGCAGAACCGTTTCGCGCAGATCCTGGCCAATCGCCACCAGGTCGCCGCGGACGCCTTCGAAATCGAGGAAGGACTCGTCAATTGAGTAGATTTCCTGGCGCGGGGCAAAGCGCGCCTCCACGGCCATCATCCGCGAGGACATGTCGGTGTACAGCTCGAAGTTGGCCGACACCGCCAGGAGCCCCTTGGTTTTCTCCAGGTGCCTCACCTGGAACCAGGGTTGGGCCATCTGCACGCCCAGCGCCTTGGCTTCCTCGCTGCGCGCCACGACAGCGCCGTCGTTGGCGCTCAGGACGACGAGCGGGCGATTGCGCAGGCGCGGATCGAATACCCGCTCGCACGCGCAGTACATGTTATTGGCATCGACGAGGGCCAGCACGACGTCAGGCAGGCAGGGACTTGATGATGGTGGTGACGACACCCCAAAGTTCGAAACCGGCCTCATCGGTGATTTCGATGTCACCGAACTCTGGGTTGGCTGCCTGGAACTTGATGCGACCTCCCTGACGCCAGAGTCGCCGGCAGGTGAGCTCGTCATCGAGGACGGCCACCACGACGTGCCCGTGAACCGCCTTGATCGCTCGGTCTACCAGGAGGACGTCGCCGTCGTCGATCCCAGCGTCGCGCATGGCCACGCCCGCCGCGCGCATCACAAAGGTAGCCTGGGGGTGGCGTATCAGGGCGTCGTTGAGGTCGATCCGGGTCGGTGCGTTGTCTACGGCCGAACCGAAGCTCGAGGACACTTTGCCGCGCGTGCTCGCAGACGAGCCGCTGCTGCCCGTGTCGCGCCCGACGGGGGTGCCGTCGGGAAGGGGATCATTGGAGGGCATGGATGGACATACAGTGCCGAGCAAGTATACGCCGCGCTTCCGTGTAGCGGACGGCCAGTTGAAGCGGGTGCACGATTCACCTGAAGAGTCGATGCTCTTCGGTATGCGTACGTGCCGTCCCGCGCCCAAGCGTCGTCTGTTTGATGCCCGGCTCACACGTTGGCAGAGCTTGAAGGGGCGGTTCGGGCTGCCGCGGTCCCTCCCGCCGGCTACTTGCCAAACACCTTGGCCAAGCGCTGCCAGGTGCGCAGCATCAGGCCTGCGCGCTCGACCTCGGCCTGCGCCACGAGCGGTGCCTCCCCGACCGGCTTGCCGTTCGAGGTCGCAACCACCTTGCCGATCACCGCGCCCTTGGCCACCGGTGCCTCCAAGTCTGCCTTGAGCTGCACCGAGGTCTGCACCTGCTGGCCGCGCGGAACGGTCACTGTCCACGGCGACCCCAGGCCCGCGGCAACAGAATCGGCCTTGCCGAAGCTGACCTTGGCCGTCGTCACCGCCGCGCTCGGCTGGAAGGGCGTGGCTTTCTCGAAATTGCTGAAGCCCCACCCGAGCAGCGTGCGCGAATGGTCGGCGCGCGCCTGCGCGCTGTTGGTGTTGAGAATGACCGTGATCAGACGCATGCCGTTGCGTTTGGACGAAGTGACCAGGCAGTAGCCCGCCTCCTCGGTGTGGCCGGTCTTCAGTCCGTCAACGGTGGGGTCCGTGTACAGCAGGGCGTTGCGGTTTCCCTGCTTGATGCCGTGGTACTTGAACTCGCGTTCGGCGTAGATCGGATAGTAGTTGTGGCTGTCGCGAATGATCGCGCGCGCCAGGATGGCGAGGTCGCGTGCAGACGCCTTGTGCGCCGGGTCGGGCAGGCCCGTGGCGTTCACGAAATTCGTGTGCTTCATTCCCAGGCGCTGGGCTTCGGCGTTCATCAGCTTGGCAAAGCCCTCCTCGGAGCCGGCCATGTGCTCGGCGATCGCCTTGGACGCGTCGTTGCCCGACTGGATGATGATCCCGCGCAGGATGTCGATCACCGTGGCCTGGCTGTTCAGGGGCAGGTACATGCACGACTCGGTGCTCGATCCGCGGCACCAGGCGTTCTGGCTGACCGTGACCAGGTCGGTTTCTTTGAGCTTGCCGGAGCGAAGCGCCTGCTCGGCCAGGAAGCTGGTCATCATCTTGGTCAGAGACGCCGGCGGCAGCGCCTCGTCGGGGTTCGCCGAGGCGAGCACCTCGCCAGAGTCGAAGTCCATCAACAGCCATGCCTTGGCGGGCAGCGCCGGCGCGCCGCCGGCAACAGCACTCTCGCCGGCCAAAGGCGCCGGGGCGGGCGCGGTGGCTGCTGGCTTCTTGTGGACGGCGGCCTTGGATGGGGGGTGTCCCCCCGCGAAGGAAGGCGAGGCGACAACGAGGGCGCCTGCGGCGATTGCAAAGACGACGGGGTGGAGGGAAAACTTCTTGGCTTGCATGACGATTATGGAAAGGCGATCCCGGGCGATAGCGAGCATTGTGGATGGGATCGGGTGTCGTTTCTTTGATCGGGCGTTAAGCAACCGCCCTCATTGCCAACTTCTTTGCAGGAGCCTGGCCCTGGGGGCGGCTGCCCGGACGCTCGATGGCGTCGGTACTACGAGGTCCATCGGAAACGTTCAAACCTATGTCGTACTCGATGTCCGCTTGCGGCAAGGAGCGGACAACCGTGAACGCAGTCGTTCAGGTGTTCGACGCCATCAAGCGCGGCAGGATGAGCGCCGCAAGGCAGACCGCGAGCAGCATCCCCACCACCGACCACACGAACCACAGGACCGTCGTGCGGTAGGTGGCCAGGTCGTCATCCTCGACGAGCAGTGCGCGGTAAAGCGTGTTGATTTGGGCGCCTATGGGCACCAGCAGGACCACGAGCGAAGCGATCGAGCGAGGCGTCCACTCGCCTGGCGCCTCGAATGCCCAGAATTGCAGGAACGAAAGCGAAAAGCCGATGAACACCGTAATGGCCGTGATGATGCCTTGCCGGTATCCATTGGGAAGCGGCTGTCGCTCTGTTGCTTCGTTCGACACGGTCAGCTCCGGGTTCTCGCGGTCTTCCAGAGAGGCGAGCGGAATGCCCGGTTCCGCGGCACGGGACAGCGGGCGACGCCATGATAGAGGGCGCGTGCCTACGCTGAGCTCACTTTTTTACCTGCCGAAGGTCACGCGCCAAGCCATGCCGTGAGCCTTGATCTTTCGCGGACCATGCCATCCTGGTTGAAGTGGTGAACACAGTAGTGCGCCCATGAATCTTCGAACGCCATGTCCATGTCGCCCGTCACCGAGGTCGTCCCCAGCCCGATCTCTGCGTAGGTGAACTCGAAACTGCCACTGGCACGCGCCAACGCAATATGGAACGGTTGGCCATTGAACTCGTTGATGATCGGCCTGCCGCGGCTTTTCATGACTCCCGGTATGGCCACCCGCGCGGTTCTGAGCTCCAGGTTCGCTTCGAGATCAATCGGCAGGAACAGGGTCCTGCAAAAGTCCGAGCATGTGGATGCAAACACGGAAAACAGATTGCTCAATGGCCCGCATGCCCCGCCTGAAATGATTGTTTCAAGGGCGACCCGTTGTGCTTGATCGGCACGTTCGTCGATGACGATCAGGCGTGCTCCATTGCCGTCCTTGATCTCGCCAGGCCACTTGTACAGCGCTGCCCAATTCAGCCCGGCGAGCTGCGTATCGTTGAAGTGCCCTTCAACGATGTGGCCGACAAAAGCCGACTGGCAATAGCCGTGGGTACTCGGCAAGTTGAATTGGCAACCGCAATTCACGGCGCAATTGCAGTTGTCGTAGGTTTCGCTCTTGAATAACCATTGATCGGCCATGTTGCCCATTGGGTGCTCCTTGGTACCGTTTCAGCACGGACGCGTCGAAAGATGCGCCCTGGGGCGTTCCGGAAGCGTTCCGAAAGCGTTCCCCTCAACCGGGCACGGCGAGAAGGCCTGTGGCTGCCCGGAACGCGGGGAGATCATGGCCCGACGGGATGGTCTGGATGAGGTCACCAAGTTGCTCACGCACTGCCTGATCGGGAAACCGGCTGGCCAGGGAGTGGAGCGCCCGAAGCTGCAGCCAGTCCGCCCCTTGAGCGCTGGCAGTCTCGACGGCACGGCGCAGGGACGCAGCGGCGCTTTCGGCTTCCTCGCTGCGATAGGCCAGCTCACCGTCGACTCGCCACAGCTCGGCATCGAGATAACGTTGATTGCAACGGCGTGACCACGCGAGCGCCTCGCGTGTGGCGGCTCGTCCTTGCCGGAACTTGCCGAGAATGCCGCTGGCCCGGGCGAGGAGAAGGAGCGTGTAGCTCAGATGGAGGGTCTCCCCTTCGGTACGCGAGCGCGCGACCGACCGCAGGATCTTCTCGATTCCCTCGGCCGATCCCCCGCACACCTCCTGCCACCCCCGAATGGCCTCCAGGACGACCACGAGGTAGCGCTCCGAAAGACGCTTCCATAGAAGATCGGCGTCCGCGAGGAGCAGGGCGAGGCGGGTGAGATCCTCGGATTCGGCCGCGATGATCGCCGCGTAAGTCAGGACGTAACCCAAGGTCATCGGATGATCGAGATCGACGGCAATCTCAAGAGCCGACCGCGCTGTCTCGCCGGCCCTGCCAGCATCTCCCGCCCAGAGCGCGACCAGGGCCAGCCGTACCAGGCAAACCGGCTTCGGGTCCTGGGCGTACAAGGACAGATGCTCGTCGCGACGGGACAAGTCATAGGCCTCGATAGCACCATCGAGGTAGTGGCGGGCCCTGGCCAGATCGCCTCGCCAGAACGCGCTCACGCCGAGGAGGTATCGGCCTTCGGTCCGGGCGATCGGGTCATGACTGGCACGCTCGTCAAGGGCCCGAGCGAGGTCATCGCAATCATCGAAGCGGCAGCCCTGCAGCCGGGCAAGGCCGAGGCCACGCAGGATGGGCGGATCAACCGGTCGGTGAAGCTTGTGGCAAAGCGCGAGGGCCCGCTCGTAGAGGTGGTGCGCACCCTTGGCGCCGTAACCGGCGAGAGCAACGAGCGGTGATCCGAGGGCGATCCGGATGTCGAGTTCGAGCGCGTCGCGCCCGGGTGACGGCGGCAGTTCCCCAAGCAGCGTGAGCGCCCGTTGGAACATGGTGACCGCCTCATCGAGAGCCGACACCGCCACCGCCCGGCCCCCCGCCACGCGGTAGGCCGCGATCGCGGCATCGATCATGCCGGCCTGGTCGTAGTGCGCGGCCAGCCGCGGGCTGACCGTATCGATGTTGCCGTGGAGCTCGGCGACGATCGCTTCGGCGATCGCCCCGTGGAGTTGGCGGCGACGACCCGGGCTGAGCATCTCCAGCGCAACCGCCCGCAGCTTGTCGTGACTGAAACCGTACGTCCGCCCCTGATCCCGGATGATCCGTCGATGCCAGAGTTCGTCGACATGATCGATGAGCTCGCGCTCATCGATCCCCGTGGCCGCGGCCATCAGGCCGACTGAGAAGGGCCGACCGGCTACGGCCGCCACCTCGGCCAGGCGCTGTGCGCCGTCAGTCAGTTGACTCAATCGGGCGCGCAGGACCGCACGTATCGTCTGTGTGATGACGGCTTGGCTTTCATCCGGCGAGATCCCGGCGCGAAGCGCCTCCACGACAAAGAGCGGATTGCCTTCGGTCTCGCGCCAGAGTCGCGCCGCCAGTTTCGGATCGATGGTGTCCTCGGCGCGCAGCCGGGCGGCCAGCGTCGCGGTGGTGGCTTCGTCGAGTCGACCAAGCGGCACGGTGGTCACTGCCTGGTCGTGGCCCAAAGCGTCGACGAGTGCAACAAGGGGATGATGCTGTGCGAGCTCCTCCAGGCGGACCGTCCCGACGATGAGGACCGGAGCCGCCTGTCCGGAACGAATGACCAATCCGATCAACTCGATGGTCTCGGCGTCACACCACTGAAGGTCGTCGATGATCAGCAAGCGCGGGCGGTCGCCGGC
Above is a window of Ramlibacter tataouinensis DNA encoding:
- a CDS encoding ATP-binding protein; the encoded protein is MLRFLGLIAMRRDLQHRSRLAFELWPNSDEGQARTNLRKLLHDLRHSLPDVDQFVEIHNETVRWLPSGPSEVDVLSFREAIAAGNFELAARLYSGDLLPACYDDWVLDARGTLRAEAHGALVRLTEEAARHHDHKAAIRHARRIFDLEPTDEAAVRIQMEAHLALGDRAAALRSYHRYAEALECDLAAEPGEAIRALYQRLRAGASSRDEVPGKDLPVAEAPFVGRELEWSRLNDAWSAARRGGAHLLLVTGEAGIGKSRLALELGRVVRAQGHLVASARSYEAAGRLPWGPVVDLIRSDALRSHIATLDKGWKVELARLLPELGDTSHPSGAGQSDDPVQRYRLFDAVSRTILAGDRPRLLIIDDLQWCDAETIELIGLVIRSGQAAPVLIVGTVRLEELAQHHPLVALVDALGHDQAVTTVPLGRLDEATTATLAARLRAEDTIDPKLAARLWRETEGNPLFVVEALRAGISPDESQAVITQTIRAVLRARLSQLTDGAQRLAEVAAVAGRPFSVGLMAAATGIDERELIDHVDELWHRRIIRDQGRTYGFSHDKLRAVALEMLSPGRRRQLHGAIAEAIVAELHGNIDTVSPRLAAHYDQAGMIDAAIAAYRVAGGRAVAVSALDEAVTMFQRALTLLGELPPSPGRDALELDIRIALGSPLVALAGYGAKGAHHLYERALALCHKLHRPVDPPILRGLGLARLQGCRFDDCDDLARALDERASHDPIARTEGRYLLGVSAFWRGDLARARHYLDGAIEAYDLSRRDEHLSLYAQDPKPVCLVRLALVALWAGDAGRAGETARSALEIAVDLDHPMTLGYVLTYAAIIAAESEDLTRLALLLADADLLWKRLSERYLVVVLEAIRGWQEVCGGSAEGIEKILRSVARSRTEGETLHLSYTLLLLARASGILGKFRQGRAATREALAWSRRCNQRYLDAELWRVDGELAYRSEEAESAAASLRRAVETASAQGADWLQLRALHSLASRFPDQAVREQLGDLIQTIPSGHDLPAFRAATGLLAVPG